One genomic segment of Hordeum vulgare subsp. vulgare chromosome 2H, MorexV3_pseudomolecules_assembly, whole genome shotgun sequence includes these proteins:
- the LOC123429451 gene encoding uncharacterized protein LOC123429451 isoform X1, whose translation MMTSGSISDAFNESHVSNHERRLNELNYRVREVNLPQMECINVIKQIKTEASNRDKLKHFTMNSRAEEPDDLRSHEGSGDETGSEDGEDDTEQGDETESEDGEEDEHEQEEEVRHEHQQTHEIVEKTRRGPTHMRRFWKEHDVDNKINLKFNRFGQPCGLKTCKLSNFIGTLVKGKEISLAAQNWSKVPKLEKEKLWDSVQAFFNIDESYKRWVLRSASKKWKDFKVVLKRKYYKADLSWARNILNGCDNRIPIGQWEWLVKHWRTDKAKEKSERNKATRASQIEGCNGTHISFAVVLDQMEMVEGREIGRAELYVVTHTKNDGYPVNQQSGVKMDDIKKRIRADPSLIGEEARDGDLYSSIFPKEKKGRPSGLGLLVGGVASERLAQVEAELHAAKQENVELRHVVHTLVANQV comes from the exons ATGATGACTTCGGGGTCAATATCTGATGCATTCAATGAGTCCCATGTATCTAACCATGAACGAAGATTGAATGAGCTGAATTATAGAGTCAGAGAAGTTAATCTACCACAAATGGAATGCATCAATGTTATCAAACAAATTAAAACAGAAGCTTCAAATAGGGATAAATTAAAACACTTCACTATG AATTCTAGAGCCGAAGAACCTGATGACTTAAGGAGCCATGAGGGAAGTGGTGATGAAACTGGAtcagaagatggagaagatgacACTGAACAGGGTGATGAAACTGAAtcagaagatggagaagaagatgaaCATGAACAAGAAGAGGAAGTTAGACACGAACATCAGCAAACTCATG AAATTGTAGAGAAGACTAGAAGAGGACCTACTCACATGAGGCGTTTCTGGAAAGAACACGATGTTGATAACAAGATTAATTTGAAGTTTAACAGATTTGGTCAGCCATGTGGTTTGAAGACATGCAAGCTGTCAAATTTTATTGGAACCCTAGTGAAAGGAAAAGAAATATCCTTAGCTGCTCAAAACTGGAGCAAAGTACCAAAGTTAGAGAAAGAAAAGTTGTGGGATTCTGTCCAG GCTTTTTTCAACATTGACGAGTCATACAAAAGATGGGTGTTGAGATCAGCAAGTAAGAAATGGAAAGACTTCAAGGTTGTTTTAAAGAGGAAATACTACAAAGCTGATTTGTCATGGGCACGCAATATTCTTAATGGTTGCGATAATAGAATCCCAATTGGACAGTGGGAGTGGCTAGTAAAACACTGGAGAACAGACAAAGCTAAG GAAAAATCTGAGAGAAACAAGGCCACTCGGGCATCGCAAATCGAGGGATGCAACGGGACCCATATAAGTTTTGCAGTTGTCCTTGATCAAATG GAGATGGTAGAGGGTAGGGAAATTGGGCGTGCCGAGCTTTACGTGGTTACACATACGAAAAACGATGGATATCCAGTCAACCAACAAAGTGGAGTAAAAATG GATGACATTAAAAAAAGGATTCGGGCAGATCCTTCTTTGATTGGTGAGGAGGCTCGTGATGGTGATCTTTATTCATCAATTttcccaaaagaaaagaaaggaaggCCAAGTGGCCTTGGTCTATTAGTAGGCGGAGTGGCTTCGGAGCGCCTTGCTCAAGTTGAAGCTGAACTACATGCTGCTAAACAAGAGAACGTGGAGCTTCGGCATGTGGTGCATACTCTGGTAGCAAATCAAGTTTGA
- the LOC123429451 gene encoding uncharacterized protein LOC123429451 isoform X2, which yields MMTSGSISDAFNESHVSNHERRLNELNYRVREVNLPQMECINVIKQIKTEASNRDKLKHFTMNSRAEEPDDLRSHEGSGDETGSEDGEDDTEQGDETESEDGEEDEHEQEEEVRHEHQQTHEKTRRGPTHMRRFWKEHDVDNKINLKFNRFGQPCGLKTCKLSNFIGTLVKGKEISLAAQNWSKVPKLEKEKLWDSVQAFFNIDESYKRWVLRSASKKWKDFKVVLKRKYYKADLSWARNILNGCDNRIPIGQWEWLVKHWRTDKAKEKSERNKATRASQIEGCNGTHISFAVVLDQMEMVEGREIGRAELYVVTHTKNDGYPVNQQSGVKMDDIKKRIRADPSLIGEEARDGDLYSSIFPKEKKGRPSGLGLLVGGVASERLAQVEAELHAAKQENVELRHVVHTLVANQV from the exons ATGATGACTTCGGGGTCAATATCTGATGCATTCAATGAGTCCCATGTATCTAACCATGAACGAAGATTGAATGAGCTGAATTATAGAGTCAGAGAAGTTAATCTACCACAAATGGAATGCATCAATGTTATCAAACAAATTAAAACAGAAGCTTCAAATAGGGATAAATTAAAACACTTCACTATG AATTCTAGAGCCGAAGAACCTGATGACTTAAGGAGCCATGAGGGAAGTGGTGATGAAACTGGAtcagaagatggagaagatgacACTGAACAGGGTGATGAAACTGAAtcagaagatggagaagaagatgaaCATGAACAAGAAGAGGAAGTTAGACACGAACATCAGCAAACTCATG AGAAGACTAGAAGAGGACCTACTCACATGAGGCGTTTCTGGAAAGAACACGATGTTGATAACAAGATTAATTTGAAGTTTAACAGATTTGGTCAGCCATGTGGTTTGAAGACATGCAAGCTGTCAAATTTTATTGGAACCCTAGTGAAAGGAAAAGAAATATCCTTAGCTGCTCAAAACTGGAGCAAAGTACCAAAGTTAGAGAAAGAAAAGTTGTGGGATTCTGTCCAG GCTTTTTTCAACATTGACGAGTCATACAAAAGATGGGTGTTGAGATCAGCAAGTAAGAAATGGAAAGACTTCAAGGTTGTTTTAAAGAGGAAATACTACAAAGCTGATTTGTCATGGGCACGCAATATTCTTAATGGTTGCGATAATAGAATCCCAATTGGACAGTGGGAGTGGCTAGTAAAACACTGGAGAACAGACAAAGCTAAG GAAAAATCTGAGAGAAACAAGGCCACTCGGGCATCGCAAATCGAGGGATGCAACGGGACCCATATAAGTTTTGCAGTTGTCCTTGATCAAATG GAGATGGTAGAGGGTAGGGAAATTGGGCGTGCCGAGCTTTACGTGGTTACACATACGAAAAACGATGGATATCCAGTCAACCAACAAAGTGGAGTAAAAATG GATGACATTAAAAAAAGGATTCGGGCAGATCCTTCTTTGATTGGTGAGGAGGCTCGTGATGGTGATCTTTATTCATCAATTttcccaaaagaaaagaaaggaaggCCAAGTGGCCTTGGTCTATTAGTAGGCGGAGTGGCTTCGGAGCGCCTTGCTCAAGTTGAAGCTGAACTACATGCTGCTAAACAAGAGAACGTGGAGCTTCGGCATGTGGTGCATACTCTGGTAGCAAATCAAGTTTGA